ATGCCGGCGGCCTGTTTATAGAAATCAATATCCCGGCAGCCTATACCCATTTTCTGCTTCCGCCGGTATCACTGCAAACGTTGATAGAAAACGCAGTGAAGCATAATGTCGTATCCCTGAACAACCCACTTATCATCCGCGTCGCTATCTCCCGCGGACAACTGGAGGTCACTAACAAAATCCATCAACGGAAAAAGGAATATGCTACGTCCACCGGTACCGGCCTGTATAACCTGCACCAAAGATACCTGCACCTTTGCGATACCAGCATCGACATCAGCAATAATGAAGACACCTTTATGGTGGCATTGCCGCTGCTGAAGTTTTCGAACGGAAGATATGTACCAAACCTGGCAAACTTATGATGAACATATTGATTATAGAAGATGAACCCAATGCGGCACAACAACTCATGAAAATGATAAAGGCGTGCCGCCCGCTTTTTCAGTTCAGCCCTGTAATAGACAGCGTTGAAGCCGCCGTACAGCACCTGCAACATCAGCATGCCCCAGACCTTATCTTTTTAGACATTCATTTATCGGACGGCCATGCATTTGATATCGTCGCACATATTGACCTCCCCTGCCCTGTTATATTTACGACAGCGTACGACGAATATGCGCTTAAAGCCTTCGAGGTAAACAGCATCGACTACTTATTGAAACCGATCGCACCGGAGCGTGTGACCAAAGCCATCACAAAGTTTGAACAACACTATGCCAGCCGTCCCAGGTTTCAGCAACTGCTACCGGAACGAGGCCATTACAAACAAAGCTTCCTGGTACCATTTAAGGATAAACTATTGCCCGTAAGGGTAAGTGACTTCGCCTGGTTTGAAATCAACAACGCCGTCGTTAGTGGTGTTAAGTTCGACGGCACGGTACACATTCTGGAAGAACGCTCACTAGATGCACTGGTCAAACACATCGACCCACGGCAGTTCTACCGGGCTAACCGTCAGCTCATTATCAACAAAGCCGCACTGAAAGAAGTAGCTCAATACTTCAACGGCAAACTACTGGTAAAAACATTGCCCCAACCCAGGGAAAAGATCATTATCAGCCGGGATAAAGTAACGCAATTTAAATCGTGGGTAACTGCCTGACCTGCTTCAGCAGCCAATTATACGGCTTCGCTGTTTAGATCATCACATCCCGCACGGCGCTTTTATTCCTTTGCATAAACCAATATTAAAAGCAATGAAAATGATTTTCAGCTTCTTCAGCGTATGCATCTGCCTGTCCCTTTTCTCCTGCGAAAAGAAAGACGACGATTCGCGCCGGCACAGGTTTACGGAACAGGTTATGATCGACGGCCTCCGCCGTACGTATGTCGTCAAACTTCCGCGAAACTATTACGAACAGGATAGCGCACGCGCCCTTGTCATCGGTATTCATGGTACAGGCGGCAGTGCAGACCAGTTCGAAAAGGCCTATGGATTTAACCAGCTTGCCAGTGAAAAAGGTTTTATCATGGTTTATCCCGACGGCGTGGAAAAGCAGGACGGGGCTGGCATACTCAGGGTACGCACCTGGAACGCCGGCACGTGCTGCGATTATGCCATGTACACGAATGTGAACGATGTTAAATTCATCAGCACGCTGATCGACGAGGTGAGTAGCAGGTTTCTCGTAAACCGGAAAAAGGTGTACGTAGCAGGCATGTCTAACGGCGGCATGCTGGCTTACCGCCTGGCCTCCGAACTTCCA
This genomic interval from Chitinophaga horti contains the following:
- a CDS encoding LytR/AlgR family response regulator transcription factor gives rise to the protein MMNILIIEDEPNAAQQLMKMIKACRPLFQFSPVIDSVEAAVQHLQHQHAPDLIFLDIHLSDGHAFDIVAHIDLPCPVIFTTAYDEYALKAFEVNSIDYLLKPIAPERVTKAITKFEQHYASRPRFQQLLPERGHYKQSFLVPFKDKLLPVRVSDFAWFEINNAVVSGVKFDGTVHILEERSLDALVKHIDPRQFYRANRQLIINKAALKEVAQYFNGKLLVKTLPQPREKIIISRDKVTQFKSWVTA
- a CDS encoding alpha/beta hydrolase family esterase produces the protein MKMIFSFFSVCICLSLFSCEKKDDDSRRHRFTEQVMIDGLRRTYVVKLPRNYYEQDSARALVIGIHGTGGSADQFEKAYGFNQLASEKGFIMVYPDGVEKQDGAGILRVRTWNAGTCCDYAMYTNVNDVKFISTLIDEVSSRFLVNRKKVYVAGMSNGGMLAYRLASELPGKLAAAGIVSGTMVAPKDTTLKGVVPLIHIHALPDQKVPVHAGGAGIGNYVFPPAVEGINYWVKRNQCATEPAVEQRQGYEITSWKNAAGVVVMQRYLTQDGGHAWPSAPPQGRRGDTPSKVINATHLIWDFCDRFSLP